AAACTCTGGCAGCGAGTGGAATAACAGTATCGATACATACCCATCAGAAACAATGAAAACATGTGCATATAGTCTAACCGGAAACCCAAATTGATACACGGATGAGTAAAATTAACATGGTCTTGGACAGGAGAGAGATACTTCTGGGCAGCCGCATTCACGTCTTGTAGCTTTTGCCTAACCCTGTCGGATACCACTAGCTCTTCCATGGCTGCAATGTGATCCATTTTGCATTTCGGGGCCTTTGGGGTTTcaagggttttgggttttgcgGGCACTATTTATACAAACCGCCTCTAGGCAATAGAAATCGGTTGGAAGAATACGTATTTATAGGGTCCTCATTCAAAAGGGCATTTCCGTAACTTGCGTACCACCCAGACTCCACCTTTACTTGCACAGTCCTTTGGGAACTAAGCTTATCCACCCACCCAAACCCAGAGAGACCAAAAACCCTCGAGCGCGCGAAACCCAAACCCATCCCCGTCCGGCAATTCACCTCCTCGATGGAGGTAGATACTCTTAAAAGTGAGCatcaggaagaagaagaatatgtATTGCTTGATCTTGATTCTGTTTACTCCCAGCTTGAAATCCGGCCAAACGCACCATATGTTCTTTCTGTATGATCTTCTCGCTTTTGAGTTCCTATTTTGGTTATATATTGAACTCTTTGCAGTGCCCACATAATGTTGTCCTGTTTTTTAGGGTCTGGATACAATGCAACCGGTATTGGTTCTAGATGGCAAATTTAAGCTGGTGAGTTTAAACCCTAGATTTAGTTTCATTGTCAAGAGGTTTAGTATTGGTATTTGTTTTGGTGTAAGGGACATAGGATGAGAATCATTAGTCATTTCAGAATCATATGAATCCAAATTCATTACTGGTTTTCTGTAGGGAGAGGGGTGACAAACTGTGGTTGGAATTAGAAAGGCCGTCATATATGTTATTATGTTTTTTGGGTTGAGGACTTAGAGTAATGATGGCTACATAAGAGAGTGTTTTTTAAGAATATTGCTAGTATGACATCTTAAAATTGGCATACTGGATGCCATCAGGTCATAGTAATGTATTCTCCATGCTTTTACACATATTAGAAGCACTAAATATTTTATAGCAACATGAAAGATGTCAATCTGTTGCTTTTTATTAtgttttattcttttatttgaAACAGTATACTTGTAGGTTAATTATACCACACTTTTTGATATCTTTATACTTTAATTGAGTCATGTGAGATGTTGCATCAGGTGTTAATGGTGATTGGCATGTCGAGCTCGAGATAGCAGTTCATATCTGTGTTCTGGCATTAATATAAAAGTACTGGACTAACAATCTGGTCTGATGGATTATTGGTTTTTGTCACAGGTCGGGCAATGGGATGAGACAATTGGGACATGCCTTCTATTCAAAGAAGAAGGTAAAACTTATTTTCATCTCAACTGAGCACATACCTGAAAGGAATTGTCTTCTATATACTCCAGGATCTAGTTTGTCGGAGGAAACTTGAAAATATTGCTAAATAAGTATTGTCAGAAATTCCATTGGGTCATATTTTGATTCCCGTTTGATTTTTTATAAAGAGTCTGATGAAGAATATCTCGTGTTGATTCTATGGTTCTTCTACATTAACGATCGTATGAACTATAATATGAAAGATTTGATTTCTCAATTCGTAAAACTTGGGTACCATTATCTTAATTGTTAATAGATATTCTTATTGTGGTCAGAAGCAGTTAGCAAGAAAACATGTTAGAACCACACAGACCGATGAAAACCTGAAAATTTCACCTTTAAAACCACATTCGAGTTGTCAATCACCGGGTCAGGACCTTAATCAACGCTACCAGGTTGTGGATTTATGTCCTTGCTGTACTCCATCACATACCCCCACCTAAATTTTTCATTGAGTTAAATTTGCATAGTGTCAGTATTCCATTGGGTTATATTGTGATTCCCTTCTGATTATAATTGAAGAGTCCTATGTAGGTTTTTAATAATCTTGTGTTcactttcatattttttctacATTAATGATCCACAAACTAGGGAGATCTTGATTTTTTGACTGCAAAAGTTGAGTAGTCCCTTGGCTGTTAATAGATATTCTTACTGTTGTCTGAAGCATTTTTAGCAAAAAAACAAGTCATAACCTTTTTTCTCCTCTTCATGATCTACACTTTAAATCGAATGCCAAAGTTCGCATTAAATCAAAATATCACAGGAAAAAAGGCATTGGAAATGCTTGTCAGATGTTATTGTTTCTTATGCTGTTTTAAATCTGCTTTCATTAGTAGAGTTGAGCTCTAATCAGCTTCGTGTATACTGAAACAATTTGCAATTGCAGTTGGCTCGGTTGTTCATGAAGAAACAGGACCGTCAGAGGCAAACCTATTTGCTGGTAAATATATAGTTGATCAAAAGCAATCTTCAAGCAAGCAAGTAACACCAGTTGGCCGCACTCATAGGATTCTAAAATTCAGATTGGCACCAGATTTTGATTCTCCAAATACTGCATCTGCGCAGATCAGCAAGTAAATTTGTAGAAGTCTTTTAGAAACTCTAAGACTGAAATGGTATTAGAGGTAGAAATGAAGATGTTGACATTACAAGCTTACTTGCAGCACTACCATGGTAAATGTATGTTCTAACTAGATGCAACCCTTTGGGTTTAATGTACATGAACATCATAAAATGGAGGGTGTACTACAAAATACATTTAGATATGCAATCTAATTCCTTGTGCTAGTTGCAATTTGGGTATTGATGGGCCCATATGGTATGGATTTTATCCCAATATTAAAAGGATTGCTTTGAGCCTTTGAGGTTGAGCTTGGACACTCGACATCAACCTCAAGTTTGTATATATGCGGCCATTTTGGCAACATCACTTTCTGAATAGTTTTCTATATAAGCATTCAATTATACTGGCAAATTAAGTGTAGCATTCTGTATTACACATAGCAGATACATCACTGTTATAGGTTCTGCTGTATTGTAATGCAATCTATTTATCTTCTGCTGGTAGTTGTAATtggtagacacatgaaatttaatgaagtaaattatctttgttaaatgattaaatcgccCAAAAACCCgataaaattgcacacgtgacctaaaaatcaacaaagttagagcggatccgaataaaactcgtgtcagcacataaatggatgatcgtaatcaaaactacgtgattccgacgtaAATCAggaattgaatgtcattgacgattcgaaatgatACTCGgaaatttgattaaattaataattttttaacggttataattaaatcaattattttctgcttaatttagttatgagaataactaaatttaaattaatcagaaaataaatattgatttaattatacaattaaagaaatttattattttagtgtcattaaaatattctataaaatagaagttTTGACACTAAATACCCATTCATACATGAAGAGAAggggacttgagaagaagagagaaaatcattcgagcaagatcactctcgagaaatcccgaagtctcccaagtccacgaagaatcatcaatccaccaaatcgctcgttcttcatcaaatccaaaatccaaacccaagtccacgaagaatcatcaagctaccaaatcgctcgttcttcatcaaatccaaatccaaacttaagtccacgaagaatcatcaagctaccaaatcgctcgttcttcatcaaatccaaatctaaactcaagtccacgaagaatcatcaagctaccaaatcgctcgttcttcatcaaatccaaatctaaactcaagtccacgaagaatcatcaagctaccaaatcgctcgttcttcatcaaatccaaatccaaactcaaattctcaagatcaagtgcatgtcacccttgagccaagttacatacggagatagaatcataggagttcacaaagattgtaacctcgcgcttgattatcaataaatcacattttatttgtacacgtgtctgcactcttatttgttttcagattatcgttctacaaattggaacgcccagtgggacatttttggcctttcatctccttctccgaagaaatcttcaaattcgtttgtgcgatggcttccaagaacaaccaagtcGTTCCATCGACGAAATCCAAATCCACAACCGCGAGGTTAAGCGGAGAGGGCTGAGCCGGtcaagaaatccaaacaaacattatccaaattaaagagtgaactgattgcccttgtcacccggagcgtggctatagctcaacccacgacatttatggcactttctagtaagcctcgtcaaccattcatcaccttggagagcttgggagcaatagAGCATGTCTCTCAAATtgggaagaagcaagtgtcaaaggagaaggagccaaaTAAGCAATCTCATCTACCCGTTTATggtgatggccctatcctagaagacgttttctctgatgacgaatcGAGCACGAaatcataccatggaagtcctAGCCTTgatggcgataactttcattctatggCGCATGAgtcctcttctgacaatgtGCAAGTCTTGGTGATGGGGACATCCACAatcgaggagcaactctccaattagttggagatggttgaaaagctcacccgaacAGTTGAGGAAAAGAACgtgcaaatcgctgagctctatagcaagttggaagatcacaatgatgagaactccaccaaagggtcgcctggtaggagcaaagtaaatgaaaagggaaAGCGTCCAAGAACAATGAcgactcgcttggttccttatcactccaAAAATTGCAGGACaacatcaccaactcaattcgggctcaatatggaggtccttctcgtgactccctcacttactccaaaccttacactaaGAGGATCGACAACTTAAGGATGTTATTggggtatcagccaccaaaGTTCCatcaatttgaaggtaaagggaacCCGAAGCAACACGTCGCCCACTttgtggagacttgcagtaacgccgggacagaaggcgatcaccttTTCAAGCAGTTTGTTCACTCGTTGAAGGGAAACGCCTTTGAGTGGTATATAGACTTAGAgccggagtatgttgacagttgAGACCAGATGGAGCGTGAGTTCCtcaatcgattctatagtacaaggcggacggtgagcatgatggagctaactagCACGAAGCAACGGAAGGATGAATACGTGGTTGACTATATCAATAGATGGCGCttacttagccttgattgcaaggaccgACTTTCAGAGGTGTCAGTCTTTtaaatgtgcatccaaggcatgcactttgatttactatacatcttgcaaggaatcaagcctcgttctttcgaagagttggctacCCAAGCCTacgacatggagctaagcttggcaagtcataagggaaagaatgaGTCCCTGGTTGACCAATGAAAATATAAAGTCTTCGGAAGCATatttgacaaggttgtgaagaagccttccaaagaatcaatcgtcatcaatactgcaccggttaagatctctacgcgggataagaaagagttcaataaggtggaacATCCTcctacgataggagtaaacacatgttgaaggagatggagcAAAAGATGTACCcgttcccagactctgatgtggcgggcatgttagaggatctgctaaaaaacaaaataatagatCTGCCGGAGTGCAAGTGTCCAGAATAAATGCATCGAATCAATGatccgaagtattgcaaatatcatcgcctcattagtcaccctatagagaagtgctttgttctcaaggatttgataatgaatctcgccaagcaagggaagattgagttggacgttgacgacgttgctgaagtcaattgcactacCATAACATTTGGGTCGTTCAAGCCAGATCCATTTGCTTTTCACCCAATGAAGCACCGTTCCATTTCACAAAGGAGGCGCGCGAAtataagaagaccaaagaagttaaagaatgtcctgCTTTCCCGCCTATCCTccaagttgcctctaatgccgatgatgaaggatggatattggtcacccgaagaagaactcgcaaaggtatgatgtcaaattcacCGATTGTCCAACTAAGTCATAAGAAATCACATCCATGATGGGAGGAGAATGGACGAGGACGTTTTGAGACGAAAGTCGTTCCATATTTGTGGAAGCCTCTTCACCGAAACTTGTCAATAGAGCACTTTCCTACAAAACAAGTGAAGGTCACTTCAATAgccacaagttgtgaagtcCGGTCCAAAGAAGACGAAAATCCTAAAGCAAGAGAAACAggtgcaagtcaagtgttaaagaaaaatgaggtgttgaaacaattttagagtctacctttccaacttagcctctctgacttgatgcaattgccaaaatcaacgagatgcgCACTTGTGGAGTTGCTCATTGATGTAGGAAAATACTCCACAAGCATGAAGGAATGTGGCGCTTGTGATGCATATTTTTATGCCATACATTTCACAGATGATGACCTTCAATTGGGCTCTAATCCACATAATCAGCCTTTTTTTGTGATATGGTACATGCGAGAGCGGAAGTTGAATCACATGCTCATAGACGAAGGGTCAGTagtaaatatcatgcccaagtcaaccatgtctcaactTGACGTCAAcgttgatgagttatcaaggagtcgtctcatgatccaaggtttcaaccaaggaggacaaagagcgatagggatgatcagactagacatggacatcggagagctaaaatcaaacaccttgttcCATGTCATCGATGCGAAGACCTCGTACACCTTGGTgttgggacgaccatgggtacatgaaaatggcatcgtgccatccactttacaccaatgcttcaagttctatcgcggaggtgtgaaaaccgtggtaggagataccaaaccattcacagaagctgaatcatactttgcggattctaaattctacacagatgaGGAGTCAATGACAGAAATCCTTCCGGTCGGAGTACCCTCTACGGGGAAAGCCGCTAAAGTCAAGGAGAATGAtgccaaatcaaaagaaattgagcttcatggtgaagtgtcgcaaaaaatatgatttgaagCGGCAACATCGTTTGCGGAAAGAAAAGCTAGTCATGCATTTCCGGTCCTTCGCTATGTTTCGAAGTCTAGACGAAGGGAGGGGGAGTCTTCATTTGTGgggacaaagtcacaagagtGTCCACGAAAATTATAAAAGGATGATATGAAATTGTTGAGGGAAGAATCAACATTGCAATTAATAAAGGTGAGCAACCGAAATCCTACAAAGCAGCCACTAAAGGGGtttgtcaaaccaattcaaggtaagacGAAACATAGATTGCtgcccaagaaaagaacaagtgaagAGTTCGATCCTAATGCATACAAGCTGTTAGAAAAAGATGGATAcgactttggttcatcaagcaaaaaggACGACCAAGCTGCAGCAAAGATGGCGCATGAGCTCGATGAAccacaaaagaagttaagagagcaagggGCAATAATTTCACTTCGAGCAAGCCAACCAGAATTTCAGGAAGAAGAAAGGCGAAGCGAGCcaatgtgcaacatatcagtgtcgaggtagttgaagagaagagtcaagAGGTTTAGTCAACTCCTCGCATTTCGTCGTTCGATCGCATTCGTCCAGGTTCCCGAAGAGCAACATCTGAACGTATTGAAGGATCCATCACAAGGGTGTCAGTTTTTGACCGTGTGAAGATGACAGCAAGTAGAGGGCCAGTCTTCAATTGCATTGGTAGTACAACCACTCGGCATTCCGTATTCaaaaggatgtcaagttcagacaaagataagaaaaagtcAAACCTCATTCCGCGAAAGCCTACATTGGAAAGGATCCAAGCACCTAAGGAACAACAAATATGCAAGAGGAAAATGACTTGTAGTTGAGCGGAGAGTAAAGAAATCCGAAGTCTTATCCCGTCACGCATGAAGAGGCATTGTGTTCTGGAACTGGATTCCACaaatcaactcaaagtgaagcaacataccatcatattcatTGGTCATAAAGGAGATAGCAAACTCGGTAATGGCGGTGAGGATAACATTgtccaaacctcttatcatgtCACGGTGGTAGAAGTAGATGCCGTAGAAgaagacgatcatgaagattttgaaattgaagtagacgaagCTCGTCTAGAACTTGAAAACGGGGGGCAAGCCACTATGGACGAACTTAAGGAGATTAACTTGGGAACATAAGGAGACCCAAGacctatttttgtgagtgcgtctttaagttccgaagaagaaaaagaatattttGATTTGTTACTCGAGTACAAAGATGTCTTTGCTTGGACGTACAAAGAAATGCCCGGCTTGAATCCAAAGGTAGCAGTTCATCGACTTGCTGTCAAACTAGAAGCTCGGCTAaccaagcaaacacaaagacaCTTTCGAACAGAacttattcctcaaattgaagcagaagTTGATAAGTTAATTGTC
This is a stretch of genomic DNA from Argentina anserina chromosome 4, drPotAnse1.1, whole genome shotgun sequence. It encodes these proteins:
- the LOC126791845 gene encoding uncharacterized protein LOC126791845 isoform X1 gives rise to the protein MEVDTLKSEHQEEEEYVLLDLDSVYSQLEIRPNAPYVLSGLDTMQPVLVLDGKFKLVGQWDETIGTCLLFKEEVGSVVHEETGPSEANLFAGKYIVDQKQSSSKQVTPVGRTHRILKFRLAPDFDSPNTASAQISK
- the LOC126791845 gene encoding uncharacterized protein LOC126791845 isoform X2 encodes the protein MEVDTLKSEHQEEEEYVLLDLDSVYSQLEIRPNAPYVLSGLDTMQPVLVLDGKFKLVGQWDETIGTCLLFKEEEAVSKKTC